The Triticum dicoccoides isolate Atlit2015 ecotype Zavitan chromosome 6A, WEW_v2.0, whole genome shotgun sequence genome has a window encoding:
- the LOC119318984 gene encoding dehydrin Rab15-like: MEEYQGQHGHAVDEHGDPVAGHGNPVARSAAGAFTGAGGQLQHGREEHKTGGILHRSGSSSSSSSSEDDGMGGRRKKGVKEKIKEKLPGGHKDSQQHMAAGTGAGGAYGQHTAAGTGTGGDYGQQGHPGMAGAGAGEKKGLMDKIKEKLPGQH; the protein is encoded by the exons ATGGAGGAGTACCAGGGACAGCACGGTCACGCCGTCGACGAGCACGGCGACCCCGTGGCCGGGCACGGCAACCCTGTGGCACGCTCCGCCGCCGGCGCGTTCACGGGCGCCGGCGGGCAGCTCCAGCACGGCAGGGAGGAGCACAAGACCGGCGGGATACTGCACCGCTCCGGCAGCTCCAGCTCCAGCTCG TCTTCTGAGGATGACGGCatgggcgggaggaggaagaagggcgtgaaggagaagatcaaggagaagctCCCCGGTGGCCACAAAGACAGTCAGCAGCACATGGCTGCGGGAACCGGAGCTGGCGGGGCCTACGGGCAGCACACGGCCGCGGGAACTGGGACCGGCGGAGATTACGGGCAGCAAGGGCACCCAGGAATGGCCGGTGCTGGCGCCGGCGAGAAGAAGGGACTCATGGACAAGATCAAGGAGAAGCTGCCCGGACAGCACTGA